The following proteins are encoded in a genomic region of Musa acuminata AAA Group cultivar baxijiao chromosome BXJ2-11, Cavendish_Baxijiao_AAA, whole genome shotgun sequence:
- the LOC135627981 gene encoding uncharacterized protein LOC135627981, translating into MPPPKKKKKKKKTKTKKNSTQPRPNSFPASPPPMSGLQSPIDPPETLLPHPSSPQENPQSQSPATKSDKGEEVSEDPAAADTEEDEPQLTMSPAAAPPTDVAAVDLPAAPPRPSPLPRKPPAKRKKALSSKQRAAAKQKLALLTAGFRPVPFPSDHAGADVDLAVHEPLFRALALWDFAHLPLDRDVRTDLLIPLIANYDPPNRRSFVQDLRITVSRADLARALMLPVKKDKTGFSESGAADSNPEMYSREESAAAVLGFMSGFMLFPFQDDACILPAEVMAAHLLVKEGQPHKVDWAGLMWMLVEKELLEAPKSAVCHYASHLQCLMKHQQPRLFQEAECKLEPVPEPVPEAENLEDAAIAEEEDDAEDVTEDDAARIRSSDDVVDVAGEKHEPGLTLGLGGDLDMTNDFEQFKEGEEQWLREEDNGGTEQCLRRCNSAGVRSMEFENLCKEDGEGRGEEGYIDDLSARYASLDGLTSFDRLTSTDLLQVMDNVNISYGQPMNPLLSSGEFLTMSTDAHKNIHLDPSHGRPYFVGNNGKRQISEVDDEDDNDDDPQRFSQNNQQKRFRSGGIWESTSSELDAILEQVELDVGKARMVYAEKEQARMNAQLQLQCMNEMLQQKDRVIQSLEKTREEEQQKWHLEACRYEHEINVMANLVIGYKKALREIRGAFAEYRKKYPRGDEPLYHVVVGSGGLVLSAKELERQRFEKEEEIRRTAMEMINGFEKEWMLKLEQYDSSVVILFGRMVELKEKMELLKGRLAKSVTSDA; encoded by the coding sequence ATGCCTCcgcccaagaagaagaagaagaagaagaagacgaagaccaAGAAGAATTCCACCCAACCCCGCCCTAATTCCTTCCCCGCCTCCCCTCCTCCCATGTCCGGCCTCCAATCCCCCATCGATCCCCCGGAAACCCTCCTCCCCCATCCCTCGTCGCCGCAAGAAAACCCCCAATCGCAATCACCGGCGACCAAGTCTGACAAGGGAGAGGAAGTATCAGAAGACCCGGCTGCCGCCGATACGGAAGAAGACGAGCCCCAACTTACTATGTCTCCGGCCGCCGCCCCACCTACCGACGTCGCCGCGGTCGATCTCCCGGCAGcgccgccccgcccctcgcctctCCCTCGGAAACCCCCGGCCAAGCGCAAGAAAGCCCTGTCGAGTAAGCAGCGCGCCGCTGCCAAGCAGAAGCTCGCCCTCCTGACCGCCGGCTTCCGGCCTGTCCCTTTCCCCTCCGATCACGCCGGGGCCGACGTCGATCTCGCGGTCCACGAGCCCCTCTTCCGCGCCCTCGCCCTTtgggacttcgcccacctcccgcTCGACCGCGACGTCCGCACTGACCTCCTCATCCCCCTCATCGCCAACTACGACCCCCCCAATCGCCGCAGCTTCGTTCAGGACCTCCGAATCACCGTCAGCCGCGCTGATCTTGCCCGCGCCCTTATGCTCCCGGTCAAGAAGGACAAGACTGGCTTCTCGGAGTCTGGCGCTGCTGATTCCAACCCCGAGATGTACTCCAGGGAGGAGTCAGCTGCCGCCGTCTTGGGCTTTATGTCAGGCTTCATGCTTTTCCCGTTCCAGGATGATGCCTGCATACTACCCGCAGAAGTCATGGCCGCGCACCTATTGGTGAAGGAAGGCCAGCCACACAAGGTAGATTGGGCGGGGTTGATGTGGATGCTGGTGGAGAAGGAGCTGCTGGAGGCGCCCAAGTCTGCCGTTTGCCATTATGCCTCGCACTTGCAGTGTCTAATGAAACACCAACAGCCGAGGTTGTTCCAGGAAGCTGAATGTAAGCTTGAGCCAGTCCCTGAACCTGTGCCTGAGGCTGAGAACTTGGAGGATGCTGCGATCGCAGAGGAGGAAGATGACGCTGAAGATGTTACAGAGGACGATGCTGCAAGGATTAGAAGTTCAGATGATGTTGTGGATGTCGCTGGAGAAAAACATGAACCAGGGTTAACTTTGGGCTTGGGTGGGGATCTGGATATGACGAATGACTTTGAACAGTTCAAGGAGGGAGAGGAGCAGTGGCTGCGAGAGGAAGATAATGGAGGTACAGAGCAGTGCTTGAGGCGATGCAATTCAGCCGGTGTGAGAAGTATGGAGTTTGAGAATTTATGTAAAGAAGACGGGGAAGGAAGGGGAGAAGAAGGGTATATTGATGACCTCTCAGCAAGATATGCTTCATTGGATGGGTTGACTTCATTCGATAGGTTAACATCCACAGACCTTCTCCAGGTAATGGACAATGTCAATATCTCTTACGGTCAGCCTATGAATCCCCTTCTCTCTTCTGGTGAATTCTTGACAATGAGTACTGATGCACATAAGAACATTCATCTAGACCCTAGTCATGGTAGACCTTACTTCGTTGGCAACAATGGCAAACGACAAATCAGTGAGGTCGATGATgaagatgataatgatgatgaccccCAGCGGTTCTCACAGAACAATCAGCAAAAAAGGTTCAGGAGTGGTGGAATTTGGGAGAGTACATCATCAGAACTTGATGCCATCCTAGAGCAAGTCGAACTTGATGTGGGAAAAGCTAGGATGGTATATGCAGAAAAAGAGCAAGCACGCATGAATGCGCAACTGCAGTTGCAGTGCATGAATGAGATGCTCCAGCAAAAGGACAGGGTCATCCAGTCCTTAGAGAAGACAAGGGAAGAAGAGCAACAGAAGTGGCATCTGGAAGCTTGCCGTTACGAGCATGAGATCAATGTCATGGCCAACTTGGTCATTGGTTATAAGAAGGCATTGAGGGAAATACGCGGAGCTTTTGCCGAGTACAGAAAAAAGTACCCACGGGGTGATGAGCCTCTTTATCATGTTGTCGTTGGCTCTGGTGGTTTGGTTCTTTCTGCCAAGGAGTTGGAAAGGCAACGTTTTGAGAAAGAGGAGGAAATTCGACGCACTGCAATGGAGATGATTAATGGTTTTGAAAAGGAATGGATGCTTAAGCTTGAACAGTATGATTCATCGGTTGTCATTCTGTTTGGGAGGATGGTGGAACTCAAAGAAAAGATGGAACTTCTAAAGGGAAGGTTGGCGAAATCTGTGACATCGGATGCTTAG